Genomic window (Arthrobacter sp. StoSoilA2):
CCCACTACAACCAGCCGGGCCAACCTCCTGGCCGAAGGCGTATCTGCCGAGGACATCGTCGTCACGGGCAATTCCGTGATCGACGCACTCTTCACCACAGTAGACAAGCAGATTCCCTTCACGGATCCGCAGCTCGAGGAACTGGCAGCAAGTGGTCGCAAGATTCTCCTTGTCACCACACACCGCCGCGAAAACCAGGGTGACGCTATGCGCGGCGTGGGCCGCGCGCTGGCCCGCATCGCGGACGCCGAGCCGGACCTCGTCATCGTCCTGCCCGCCCACAAGAACCCGGTTGTCAGGGAAGCGGTCCTGCCCGCTCTCGAGGGAAAGCCGAACGTAGTAGTCACGGAGCCGTTGGCCTACGGGGAGTTCACCCGAATGCTATCCCTGGCACACATCGTCCTTACCGACTCCGGTGGAGTCCAAGAGGAAGCCCCCAGCCTCGGCAAGCCCGTTCTGGTGATGCGGGAAAACACGGAACGTCCTGAAGCCGTTGAAGCCGGCACAGTTACTCTCATCGGGACCGATGAGGAACGGATCGTCTCCCAGGTTGATCGCCTCTTGAACGATGCCGACCATTTCGATGCCATGGCCAACGCCGTCAACCCGTACGGTGACGGTCGCGCCTCGGAACGTACAGTGGCCGCCATTGCCGAGCTCCTCGGCGTCGGCCAGCGGATCGACGAATTCGGTGTGACTGTTTCTGTTTAGTAAAGACGGTACCTGCAACAGGTCTGTCATGAACCGTTAGCACAAATTACAGTGCTTTTGGCTGCTTGAAAGTTGATGTCAAGTCATTGAGTTTGGCGTGCCCGCACGCCATTCTTTTGGCATAGGTCCAAGGTCTCACCCTACGAGCCCAAGGATCCACCGTGGCAAAGTTCAGGTCCGAGACGTCCCTCCCACCTACTGTCAACGCCAGACATATTGTGGCCAGCCTCCTGGCCGCATTTGTCCTGGTAGTAGGTTTCCTGCACACATCGCCGGCCCAAGCGGCTGCACCACCCGTCTATCCCATAAGTGGCTTCTTCATTTTTGGGAGTAGCAGCGACACCGTGAACTTGGAGAAACTCTCCGCCATCAAAGCAGTCGGTGGGGACACCGTCGTAACCTTTGGGTCGCGGATAAAGCCCGCCACCCTGACGGATATCCCTGCCGACTGCAAAGTCAACGGGACAAACTGTGCCCAGGCCGCAGCAGCCGGTGTAAAGGTCAACCGATACTTCACTTACTCGGATAACGCCCTGTGGGGTACGCCTTCGCATGTCTGCCCCCGCGATATTTCCCTTACCGGAAATGGCAAACCTTTCACAGTTTTCGTACTGCCCAACCAAGGCAGCAGTTGCACTTCATCGAATGGCCTGTATGACGTGGTAGTCGTTAGCGGCGCAACAGCCTCGGGGACGGCAGGTGTTAACGTCTCAGTTGCCAAGACTGCTACTTCATTGGGAATGAAGTATTATGCCGGACTCCCAATACCGGTTGCCCGCACAGACTACGGGTATCTCCCGGATGTCACGTATCTTCCTGCTTTTACGCAGTTCACGGATCGATTCCTTCGCTACCAAAGGAATGTCATAAACGTAGCCGGTCTCGGTGGTTTCTACCTTTCTTATGAGATGCCTGTAACCAGCGGCACGACGTTCGACCCTATCTTGAACCTATACCGCATTCAGAACCAGGCTATAGCCCGCATACATCCGGAGCGCGGCGGACTCGTGAGCCCCTATTTGGACGGCAGGAAGACTGGTGGCCTCACGACTACACAGGTCCGCGACGGTGCCGAGAAGATCGGCATGACGGCAGGCAGCAACAGCCTTGTGATAGCCATTCAGGATGGTATGGGAACGGGCAAGTCCGGCGCATTCTTTGGTAACGAAGCCTCAAGCCCCGTCGATCCATACAATGCCTCCATCGTGGGAAGCGGCACCTGGGGTAGTAAATACCAGGCACCGGTTCGTGACTATTTCGCGGCCGCAGCTGAAGGAATCGATGGCACCGGAGCGCAGCTGTGGGCCAACCTCGAGGGCATGGCGCCAGCGACAAGCCAGAACCCATGTGACAGCAATTTGCGCGGCCAAACCACTAAATCACGGGTTGACAGGCAGCTCCAGCAGCTGGGTAACTCCCCCATGAAGGTCATCTCCTTCATGTGGGACGGCTACTACACGTGCACCGGCACCTGGTCTCCACTCGCCGAGCGGATAAAAGCCGGCAATATGACGCCCGTAATTACGGATTCCATCTTCTACGGCAACGGAGATGTTCTGGTCACAGGACATAACTTGAGTGGCGGAACCGTGACCGTAAAGTGGACGGACGTCTATGGCCGGACCTATGAAAAGACAGTGACAGCTGCAAACTACAACCCGGATTATGGCGAGCAGCGTGGCATCAATCCACGGCTTGAGTCAGTCACGGCCAAACTGGGCAGCACCTCGCTCGGGATTGGCAAGTACTACATGATCGACGTCGTGAATGGTGCGGGCGCAAAGAACGACGCATTTTACTCAGACCGCGGCTAAGAGTTACACAGATAACAAACGAGGAGGCCTTCTGCCCGGGTTGGGCAGAAGGCCTCCTTCTGTCGTCAAGTGACTACTAGTGGGCGGAGCTACCGCTCCCAGCGCCCCAGGGGGACGTTGAAACGGCGGCCAAGGAATTGACGTTTTCCAGGGAACCAACCCACTCCAGGTGGCTGATCTCGGCAGAGGGGAACGAAGCGGGGCGGACCTTCAGAGACTTGGAAGCCGGAAGGATAGCGAACGACACCTCCGGGGTTTTCTGGTTCTTGGGAACGTGGATCCGCAGGTTGCGTGTAACCGGCGAGGTCCTCAAGACCTCTGTGTACGCGACAGATCCGCCTACACTGACCGTCAGCTTGTACAACCCGGCTGACTCTTCAATAACGCTGTGGGCCACTGTTGCTATCAGATCCGTACCCTTGCCCTTGATCCGTTCGTGGGTTACCAACACGGACCTCCGGTCATGATCCAGCATCCAGCTGACCGCAGGCTCGACAATGTCAATGTCGCTAACAATTTGCTGAACGGTGGAATTTTTCGCTTCGCTGGCAAAGATGCGCTCCAGCATTCCTTCAAATCGCATTTCAGCATTGAGCGGCCCCAGGACCGCTGTACGGGCTGCAGCCAGAATCCTCGTTGTACTTGCATTCGAGGATGCCAGCCTGGCGAGTTTCATAGCCAGTTCGCCCTTCTCCCGGACGGACACTGAGGCGATCCCGGCAGGACAGATGTTCATCGTGCCGACTCCGCGGGGCACTACCACCAGAGAACCTGAAGCCATGGCAAACGGCAAGGCTTCAGACGGCAGCGGACCTGGAATGCTGGCATCAAACGGTGCTACAACAACTGTGGACTTCAAGGCAGCCGCAAGGAGCCCAAGGTCGTTGAATTCCGCGGGTGATTCCTCAATGAACAGCTCCAGCGAAGGCCAGTCGGCCACGTCCCGGAAGGCTGCGGCTTGTTTGTTGAAATGAAGTCTCCGCTTTCCGGCAACCACAACGCGCTGCTCACGTTCGCGAACCCGTTCCGTAGCCATCCGGAACGAATGATCTACCAGATGCGGCAGGTGCTCCACGGATTCAAAGCCGTCGCTGACAAGTCCAGCGGCCACAGTTTCGTTCAAGACGCCAAAGTAGTCCACCCTGGAAGCCAAGCGCTTAACCTTCTCGCCGCCCTTGGCATGTTCAGCACCAACTACCGCAAGTCGCACGCCGGCCGCGAGCAACTCATCCCTACCAGCCTGGGTGATGCCGCAATCAAGCCCCGAAATAACAAGCAGCTCAGGAAGGTCCTCGACGGACTGAATGAACTTGGCGGCGTTCACAACAAACTTAAACTCATTGTTGGGATCGGGTACAAGGACACTCTTATATTGGGCAAGGTCAAGGGCTACTACGTTGTGTCCCAACGTTTGCAGTGCTCTCATGGCCACCGATGACGTGGAAGTGACTCTTCGGAATCCCACCCCGAGTACGGCAATTGAGCGGGGGTTCGTCGTCGCCTTCACTTCAATGCGCTCCTGCGGAACGTCAACTTCGGCGGAACGAATTGGTTCGGCTTGCTCGCGACCGGCATCCACAGCATCAAATTGAGTGAACCACAGACTGCGTTCAGTGGCATCCAGATCCTGCCAGGAATCATCGGAAAGTACCGATTCCAAAGCCATGACGCGGGCCGCAGCGGAGTAATTCCTGAGGAAGCGATCGTGCGTTGAACGGCTCATTTCTTCCAGCGAAGAAGAAGCAAGCAAAGACTGAATGGTGCTGTCCAGTTGCGTGATCGAATCGACGCAGACGATCTCAGGGAAGGAGGCCAGGTCGTCCGCGTCCGGGACAACGGAGACGATCGGAATTCCCATTGCGGCGTACTGGATTACGCGACTCGGATACTGGAAGAAACCCAATTTGTCCAAACCGTCAAACCAGGTTTCGAGACCTTGATGGTCCCGGAAGTACTGCGGAATGTTGATCGCGAGTCCAGTTCTGGCACCGGCTTCGACCACTTCCTCGTCACTGTCCAGGAACCCACCGCCGATTCGGTAGTAGTCGCGTCCGACGCTGCCATGAATCCGGATACTCGAGGTAAGCGAACCTAGGTCGAAGTACCTGGTCCGGCGAACTTCATCGTGGACGTTGCCCAGGAACATTGCATCTGATTCCCGTGGCTGCGAGCCAAACACGTATGGGAATGCAGTTTGGTCTGTCCAGAACGGGAAGTTTATCCCGGTGGGACGCCCAAACATGGACTCGTAGAAATCCAGGACTCTGGCAGTACCACAGTGGAGCACAACATCGTAGCTTTCCACGACTGGCCCATAGGAAAGATCCCAAAGCACCGGGTCATCAGAAAGCCAAGCCACCAGACGTGCCCCCGTACGCTTGGCCCGCTCAAGCAGTGGCGCCGGAAGGCTGGCCGGCCTGAACACGAAAATCACGTCAGGACGAAAATCGATGACCTTATCCAACGTTGAGTTGAGGACGTGCAACTGGGCAGGACCGGTCGCAAACTTGTACCCGTGGCCGACCTTCCCTGTGTTAAGAACCGTATGGCCCGCGGCTACAAGGGCGCGCTCGAGGGAGCTGGCTACGTGCGTTTCGACTATGCCATCAAACAAAGCAATTTTCATGGTGTTCCCCTAAACCGTCCAGGACGGATCTGAACTGGCGGATGCCTCGCGTACATTGAACCGATCAGAAATCGTCACAAGCTCTGGAGATTCAAAGACAGAACCAGGAGTCAAAGATTCGTGCACGAGGAGGGGCTTCCAATCAGCTGAGATCGGGGAAATCCATGCGCCCGAGAGAATGCGGAAGCCTTCGGTATCTTCAGGCCAGCTATCGCCGATATAGGCACTGTCCGGCTTCTTGGCACTGGCCGTGACTGCCTTGCCCGTAACACGGGCTTCAGCGTCGTGAAGTGTATAGAGCCGTAGATCGCTTACATAGTTCGGCGCGTAATCAAAGGCCTCGGAGAACACGGCCACAAATGGAGATTCCAGCTGGAAACTCTCGATGTCCTGAAGCGTTCGGAGGATGGTGGTGGTTTCGGACATGCCTCTGCGCTTCAATGCCGCTCGAATTTCACTGTCGTCAGGTCCTACACGGCAAACAACCACAACGTTTTCCAACTCGATCGTCTGTTCATTGGCCTGGGCGATGAGCCGGTCCAGGGACGACAACGAGGACGCGACGAGCACGGCAGTAATGCCGTCCCGAGGAACCTTCCACTCAAGCCCGGCCATGGAATAGATCTGCTGCATGCGCTGGGCATAGGTGTGCTGCTGCAGGGTCCGGCGCCAGGCCTTATGCGTGGCGCGTTCCCGGAAGTCATGATCGCCCACCAGGCGCCCAAGAATTTCCTTTGCCTCGGACTGCGTCCGGACCGTGAAAACTTCATCAGCCGCGTATGCACCTGCAATAGCCTCTGATTCAACGCTGACAACAGCCGTCTTGCTGCTGCTCAGCTCAAAAATCCGCCTCGCACACATGCTCTTCGACTGCGGCACAGAATTTACGTTGAGGAAGACCTTGTGGTGGCCATATGCCCTCACCATTGCCGCGTACGGCAGGGAGCCGACGACGAACTGTGCGTAATGTTCAGGAAACGCGTAGTTTGCGTCCCCGCCGAGCGCTCGTGAGTAGATCGACAAGCCAAGCTCTGCCGACGGTGGGAACAACAGATTCATTTGGTCACGGCGTTCCGGGAACTTGTGCGCAAAATACTGCCCCGCGAAGGCCACGTTACCGACATCGGACTGTGAGTCACGTAGCGGCTTGTGGATTCGAGGTTGTGCGGCAAAGGGAAGGGTTGCCACATTCTCATGTCCAGCCGCTGCCGCATAGTCCTTAATCAAGGACTCTTCCGACGTAAGGATCACATCGAATTCCTTGGCTGCAGGGAGGAATTCTTCGAAGTGGGGCGGATCTTCCTTGTTCCAGAAGACTGTAGGTATTCCTTGTTGTCTGCAGGCTTGGATCAGTGAATAGAATGCGGCCTTGGGGCCGCCGGGGCCCGTAATCTGATAGGCCCAATCTCCATCATTTCCACTCCAGGCAGACTCAACAAAGAGGACATCCGGACGAAGTCGCTCCAGCGCCTCTGCATAGTCCCTTGTGGAGATCGGCCACAGCCGCGCTTCAGGGGCGAAGCATTGGGTGGAGAATTCGTCCAGGACCACTCCAACGGAAGGAAGGTCCCGGGTGGCTTCAGGCAGGGCATAGGAAATCTCCAGCCCAAATGAATTATTCACCAGGTTGAACAAGCCAAGGTGGACATCGCTCGAGTTCATCACTTTCACGTTCCAATCAATTCTGCGCGGTTGTACGACTTCGACATGTTCTTTACGTAGAGTCCAGGATGAGCCTCCAGGAACGCCTGGACCGCGGGCCGAACATCGATAGCGGACGAGTCGACGATAACCACAGGTGTTTTAGGCCTGAGCCAGCTGAAATACAGCGCCGGGATGTTGTCCGTTAACACCGTGCCTGAGGCAAGTGCCCCGAAGTCGATAACCACCATGTCAGCCGAGTGCGCCGTCACTCCGGAGAGGGAAGCAGCCGGAACGGGGCTTGCGGGCAAAAGATTACAACTTGCGCTCACGTCTTCCTGGGCTGTACCCAAAACGGTGCGGAAGGCGTCGATCTCCTGTTCTGACCCAACTAATCCTGCTGTCAGGGAAGGCCGTGGTTGGAGGTGCGCGAGGCAGTTCGCGACCCATGCCGTCGAGATGCCGGAACCGATATGTACCACCGTTGCCGGCAAGTGATGACTGATTGACTCAAATATTCCACTTGCCGCTGCAACCGAAATGTTCCGGCTCTGTACGTGACGGGTCATTCCCACCCAGTCCCGAATCTTCTCCAAATGGGGGAACAACTCGGCGTTGGCAACGTGTT
Coding sequences:
- the wecB gene encoding UDP-N-acetylglucosamine 2-epimerase (non-hydrolyzing) is translated as MPSIMPIFGTRPEAIKMAPIVHALHESEEFDCIVTVTGQHREMLDQVNDLFGITPDHDLDILQPGQSLTDIMTRTMTGLDKLFSTNKPDAVIVQGDTTTSTAGAIAAFYHGIPVVHVEAGLRSGNLLSPFPEEANRKITSQITTLHLAPTTTSRANLLAEGVSAEDIVVTGNSVIDALFTTVDKQIPFTDPQLEELAASGRKILLVTTHRRENQGDAMRGVGRALARIADAEPDLVIVLPAHKNPVVREAVLPALEGKPNVVVTEPLAYGEFTRMLSLAHIVLTDSGGVQEEAPSLGKPVLVMRENTERPEAVEAGTVTLIGTDEERIVSQVDRLLNDADHFDAMANAVNPYGDGRASERTVAAIAELLGVGQRIDEFGVTVSV
- a CDS encoding glycosyltransferase is translated as MNSSDVHLGLFNLVNNSFGLEISYALPEATRDLPSVGVVLDEFSTQCFAPEARLWPISTRDYAEALERLRPDVLFVESAWSGNDGDWAYQITGPGGPKAAFYSLIQACRQQGIPTVFWNKEDPPHFEEFLPAAKEFDVILTSEESLIKDYAAAAGHENVATLPFAAQPRIHKPLRDSQSDVGNVAFAGQYFAHKFPERRDQMNLLFPPSAELGLSIYSRALGGDANYAFPEHYAQFVVGSLPYAAMVRAYGHHKVFLNVNSVPQSKSMCARRIFELSSSKTAVVSVESEAIAGAYAADEVFTVRTQSEAKEILGRLVGDHDFRERATHKAWRRTLQQHTYAQRMQQIYSMAGLEWKVPRDGITAVLVASSLSSLDRLIAQANEQTIELENVVVVCRVGPDDSEIRAALKRRGMSETTTILRTLQDIESFQLESPFVAVFSEAFDYAPNYVSDLRLYTLHDAEARVTGKAVTASAKKPDSAYIGDSWPEDTEGFRILSGAWISPISADWKPLLVHESLTPGSVFESPELVTISDRFNVREASASSDPSWTV